In the genome of Nerophis lumbriciformis linkage group LG32, RoL_Nlum_v2.1, whole genome shotgun sequence, one region contains:
- the LOC133574530 gene encoding D(5)-like dopamine receptor produces MPWRAVSEVAGVWLFGRFCDTWVAFDIMCSTASILNLCIISMDRYWAISSPFRYERKMTRRFAFVMIGVAWTLSILISFIPVQLNWHRARAEPPPTPYPPAEEEEEDDACNASLSRSYAVASSLVSFYIPVLIMVGTYTRIFRIAQTQIRRISSLERAAPCKTRPHRASTQDENSLKSSFKRETKVLKTLSVIVGVFVCCWLPFFVLNCVVPFCEADAPDAAPCVSDTTFSIFVWCGWANSSLNPVIYAFNADFRKAFATILGCNRFCSSSAVEAVDFSNELVSYHHDSTLHKEACADPQQDFHKVSLVSDDSRRRADPLLPAAQDFHKVSLVSDDSRRRADPLLPAAVLQCECEADISLDMMPYGDSYHIPGQVH; encoded by the exons ATGCCGTGGCGCGCCGTCTCGGAGGTGGCGGGCGTCTGGCTCTTCGGGCGCTTCTGCGACACGTGGGTGGCCTTCGACATCATGTGCTCCACGGCGTCCATCCTCAACCTGTGCATCATCAGCATGGACCGCTACTGGGCCATCTCCAGCCCCTTCCGCTACGAGCGCAAGATGACGCGCCGCTTCGCCTTCGTGATGATCGGCGTGGCGTGGACGCTGTCCATCCTCATCTCCTTCATCCCGGTGCAGCTCAActggcaccgcgcgcgcgccgAGCCGCCGCCGACGCCGTACCCCCccgcggaggaggaggaggaggacgacgCATGCAACGCCAGCTTGAGCCGCAGCTACGCCGTCGCGTCGTCGCTCGTCAGCTTCTACATCCCCGTCCTCATCATGGTGGGCACTTACACGCGCATCTTCCGCATCGCGCAGACGCAGATCCGCCGCATCTCCTCGCTGGAGCGCGCGGCGCCCTGCAAGACGCGGCCACACCGCGCGTCCACGCAGGACGAGAACTCGCTGAAAAGTTCCTTCAAGCGGGAGACCAAAGTGCTGAAGACGCTGTCCGTCATCGTGGGCGTCTTCGTCTGCTGCTGGCTGCCCTTCTTCGTGCTCAACTGCGTGGTTCCCTTCTGCGAGGCGGACGCGCCCGACGCGGCGCCGTGCGTCAGCGACACCACCTTCAGCATCTTCGTGTGGTGCGGCTGGGCCAACTCCTCGCTCAACCCCGTCATCTACGCCTTCAACGCCGACTTCCGCAAGGCCTTCGCCACCATCCTGGGCTGCAACCGCTTCTGCTCCAGCTCGGCGGTGGAGGCGGTGGACTTCAGCAACGAGCTGGTGTCCTACCACCACGACAGCACCCTGCACAAGGAGGCCTGCGCCGACCCCCAGCAGGACTTCCACAAGGTCTCGCTGGTCTCGGACGACTCGCGCCGCCGCGCCGACCCGCTCCTGCCCGCCGCC CAGGACTTCCACAAGGTCTCGCTGGTCTCGGACGACTCGCGCCGCCGCGCCGACCCGCTCCTGCCCGCCGCCGTCCTGCAGTGCGAG